A genomic window from Elusimicrobia bacterium HGW-Elusimicrobia-1 includes:
- a CDS encoding cytidine deaminase, which yields MDKKYQELLEAAKAARKNSYSPYSKFPVGAALLTEDGKIFTGCNVENASYGLTNCAERTAIFKAISEGSKKFKAIAIVLDAPDYGAPCGACRQVIYEFGPNIDVIMGTVSGKSEVKKISELIPLAFGPENL from the coding sequence ATGGATAAAAAATATCAGGAATTGCTCGAAGCCGCAAAAGCCGCCCGCAAAAACTCTTACAGCCCCTATTCAAAGTTTCCCGTGGGAGCGGCTCTCTTGACGGAAGACGGAAAAATCTTTACCGGCTGCAATGTCGAAAACGCCTCCTACGGTTTGACTAATTGCGCCGAGCGCACCGCGATATTCAAAGCCATTTCCGAGGGCTCCAAAAAATTCAAGGCCATAGCCATAGTGCTCGACGCTCCCGATTACGGAGCGCCCTGCGGCGCGTGCCGTCAGGTTATATACGAGTTCGGTCCCAATATCGACGTCATAATGGGCACGGTGTCGGGTAAGTCCGAGGTAAAAAAAATCTCGGAACTTATACCTCTGGCATTCGGACCGGAGAATCTTTGA
- the add gene encoding adenosine deaminase: MIDAKTAHLLPKADLHCHLDGSVRTSTIRDLAGKAGAKLPAEDLAELEKYVRVPETCRSLTEFLACFNFFYDFLKSPEAVERIAYELVEDAAKENVRIIEVRFAPPLQETDKFSADEVVRRALAGLAAGESDFKVKTGAILCFYRSLSETRNDATLSSLKKYFGNGVIGADLAGDESRYPFSLYAKYFRAAVDMKVPLTAHAGEAAGPQSIKAALDLGAKRIGHGTRLREDSELLKRVVAEGVPLEVCVTSNVQTQTVPDYSDHPIKKYYDAGVKVTLNTDDRSVSGIDLSYEVKKISEVYGFDDKDIARILENGFDASFIDEKTRKEVLSRASKEIKEILKI; encoded by the coding sequence ATGATAGACGCAAAAACAGCACACCTGCTTCCCAAGGCCGACCTCCACTGCCATCTCGACGGTTCCGTGCGCACTTCCACGATCCGCGATCTGGCCGGGAAGGCCGGCGCTAAGCTTCCTGCCGAAGACCTTGCCGAACTGGAAAAATACGTCAGGGTGCCCGAAACCTGCCGGTCGTTGACGGAGTTTCTGGCGTGCTTCAACTTTTTCTACGACTTCTTGAAATCGCCGGAAGCCGTCGAAAGGATAGCTTACGAGCTTGTCGAGGACGCGGCCAAAGAAAACGTGCGTATAATCGAGGTGCGCTTCGCCCCGCCCCTGCAGGAAACCGATAAGTTTTCCGCCGACGAAGTGGTGCGCCGCGCGCTTGCCGGTCTTGCCGCCGGAGAGAGTGATTTTAAGGTAAAGACGGGAGCCATACTTTGTTTCTATCGGTCGCTTTCCGAGACCCGGAACGACGCCACGCTTTCGTCGCTCAAAAAATATTTCGGCAACGGCGTGATAGGCGCGGATCTTGCTGGCGACGAGTCGCGCTATCCGTTTTCGCTCTACGCGAAATATTTTCGCGCCGCGGTGGATATGAAAGTGCCGCTTACAGCCCACGCCGGCGAAGCCGCCGGGCCCCAGAGCATTAAAGCGGCTCTTGACCTCGGCGCAAAAAGAATAGGACACGGAACGCGCTTGCGCGAGGATTCCGAATTACTTAAACGGGTTGTCGCCGAGGGCGTGCCGCTTGAAGTGTGCGTCACGTCGAACGTTCAGACGCAAACAGTGCCCGATTATTCCGATCATCCGATAAAAAAATACTACGACGCCGGCGTCAAGGTGACGTTAAACACCGACGACCGTTCCGTATCGGGCATTGATTTGAGCTACGAAGTAAAAAAAATATCCGAGGTCTACGGATTCGACGATAAAGACATAGCCCGCATACTGGAAAACGGATTCGATGCGTCGTTTATCGACGAGAAAACAAGAAAAGAAGTTTTATCGCGGGCCTCAAAAGAGATAAAAGAAATACTGAAAATTTAA
- a CDS encoding sugar kinase, with product MKKTASSPSARKKSADSSILVVGSVALDSVKTPFGEVKDALGGSATYFGVSASYFAPVKLVAVVGKDFPSKHVKLLKSRGIDTSGLLRAPGKTFRWKGYYEYDLNNARTLDTKLNVFADFKPELDDAARDSRYVFLGNIDPEIQTGVLKKIKKPRLVGADTMNFWIERKPEALKEMIRFVDVLIINEGETREFAKEKNLVRAARRIMSWGPRWLVVKRGEYGALLFSQSEVFAAPAYPLENISDPTGAGDSFAGGFMGALASSGMSALSGKIFPSMASAVVSGSVMASFNVESFSLGRLANLDGKKIAARFGEFIRLTRFA from the coding sequence ATGAAAAAAACAGCGTCATCGCCGTCCGCCCGAAAAAAATCGGCCGATTCGTCCATACTGGTAGTCGGTTCCGTGGCGCTCGACAGTGTCAAGACGCCCTTCGGCGAAGTCAAAGACGCCCTCGGCGGTTCGGCCACATACTTCGGCGTGTCGGCGTCGTACTTCGCGCCGGTAAAACTTGTTGCCGTAGTCGGAAAGGATTTTCCGTCCAAGCACGTCAAACTGTTGAAGTCCCGCGGAATCGACACGAGCGGTCTGCTCCGCGCGCCGGGCAAGACGTTTCGCTGGAAGGGCTATTACGAATATGACCTCAACAACGCGCGCACACTCGACACCAAGCTGAATGTCTTTGCCGATTTCAAGCCCGAACTCGACGATGCCGCCCGCGACAGCCGATATGTGTTTCTGGGCAATATAGACCCCGAAATACAGACGGGAGTTCTTAAAAAAATCAAAAAACCGCGCTTAGTCGGCGCGGACACCATGAACTTCTGGATAGAGCGCAAACCCGAAGCGCTCAAAGAAATGATACGTTTCGTCGATGTCCTCATAATCAATGAAGGCGAGACCAGAGAGTTCGCCAAGGAGAAAAATCTCGTGCGCGCCGCCCGACGGATAATGTCGTGGGGGCCGCGATGGCTCGTCGTAAAACGCGGAGAGTACGGCGCCCTTCTGTTTTCGCAAAGCGAAGTTTTCGCCGCGCCGGCGTATCCGCTGGAAAATATTTCCGATCCCACGGGCGCGGGCGACAGTTTCGCCGGCGGCTTCATGGGCGCGCTGGCGTCGTCGGGAATGTCGGCTTTGTCCGGGAAAATATTCCCGTCGATGGCCTCCGCCGTCGTTTCCGGCAGCGTGATGGCTTCGTTCAATGTGGAATCATTCAGCTTGGGCCGTCTGGCCAATCTCGACGGAAAAAAGATTGCCGCGAGGTTCGGGGAGTTTATTCGTCTTACGCGATTCGCCTGA
- a CDS encoding deoxyguanosinetriphosphate triphosphohydrolase — MLSVRETIEEREKTLAPQAQLSGKTRGRALSEDECPVRTVYQRDRDRILHSLAFRKLKQKTNVFLSTTGEQFRTRLTHTLEVSAIARTIAQALNLNSDLAEAVALGHDLGHTPFGHAGEDVIKKIDPEFHHARQSVRVAEFFEKEGKGLNLTVEVLDGILKHTKGKKKISEFDGNGLYGKPLTLEGMIVQYADWVAYINHDLDDAMHMGLVSESDVPSSVAKTLGTRHSRRVNTMVQDIVECSAGLEVIKMSAGVLAATEELRDFLYRDVYPRPEVLGAENQSERVIDFLTEGLTKRPDIIYKEYPWYPREIPLNSAVIDFVCALTDNAALALYGELKK; from the coding sequence ATGCTCAGTGTAAGAGAGACGATCGAGGAGCGTGAAAAGACACTTGCGCCGCAGGCGCAGCTGTCCGGTAAAACCCGCGGTCGGGCATTAAGCGAAGACGAATGCCCCGTGCGCACCGTGTATCAGCGGGATCGCGACCGCATTCTCCACTCTCTGGCTTTCAGGAAACTCAAGCAGAAGACGAACGTGTTTCTGTCGACGACAGGCGAACAATTCCGCACACGACTTACCCATACGCTTGAAGTTTCCGCCATAGCCCGTACGATTGCCCAGGCGCTTAACCTTAATTCCGACCTCGCCGAGGCCGTAGCCCTCGGACACGACCTGGGGCACACGCCTTTCGGTCACGCCGGCGAGGATGTCATAAAAAAAATCGATCCGGAATTTCATCACGCCCGACAATCGGTAAGGGTAGCCGAATTTTTCGAGAAAGAAGGCAAAGGGCTTAATCTGACGGTTGAGGTTCTCGACGGAATTCTTAAACACACGAAAGGCAAAAAAAAGATAAGCGAATTCGACGGCAACGGACTTTACGGCAAACCTCTTACTCTTGAGGGTATGATAGTGCAATACGCCGACTGGGTCGCCTACATCAATCACGACCTTGATGACGCTATGCATATGGGACTTGTTTCTGAAAGCGATGTTCCGTCGTCCGTGGCAAAAACTCTGGGAACACGTCATTCGCGTCGCGTTAACACGATGGTTCAGGACATAGTGGAGTGTTCGGCCGGCCTCGAAGTCATTAAGATGAGCGCCGGAGTCCTTGCGGCCACGGAAGAACTCAGAGATTTTTTATACCGCGACGTGTATCCGCGCCCGGAAGTTCTGGGAGCGGAAAATCAGTCCGAGCGGGTTATTGATTTCTTGACGGAAGGATTGACAAAACGTCCCGATATTATATATAAGGAATACCCTTGGTATCCGAGGGAAATACCGCTAAATTCGGCCGTAATCGATTTTGTCTGCGCCCTCACCGACAACGCCGCGCTGGCTCTTTACGGGGAGTTAAAAAAATGA
- the recJ gene encoding single-stranded-DNA-specific exonuclease RecJ, with product MTDKWQVAEIDRDKVREFSRALGIKPIVAQLLLVRGVKNLKEAEAFLNPDLASLPNPFLLRDMEACVERIRKAIAAGEKILIFGDRDVDGITSVSILNRTIKTLGAKHVFWYIPSTEGYGLNVPAVERFKKEHNITLLITVDCGISNREEIKIIREMGIDVIVTDHHEPPEKIPECTAVLNPKLAGSQYPFRDLAGCAVAFKVAHALLFSYNPYYNEELVAVDIETTGLHPRYSEICEIGAALTKNGGITATFQTLVKTKKPIPSDVSAIHGITDDMCVSAPPLKEALVKLADFIGSRRLLIHNAPFDLSFLRHAFKAELRSSLDNDCIDTLRMSRLHFPFKSHALTSLVSDMKISVSEHHRALADAMACAQVFWRLQEMSDARVKYFLEDHLDLVSVGTLADIMPLVGENRILVKRGLELLTNSKKAGVKEIVEGALRERNTLSLTSKYVTWNITPLLNAAGRMGKADVACRLLMSTKTDEARDLYGEVVKLNLDRKELQTVNVEKFFSKLKTQCDTQKDRIIVISSDEAEHGVTGIVASNIVRSLKKPAILFVVKDGIAQGAGRSSGGFNLLAAVEQLSGMLIKYGGHKSAVGLSMKVEDVDEFRRRINEIAAKEPPPVEEPVILVDVCVAPEDITSDFLRQIEQLEPFGLENPAPVFWVKGLRVQSVSRMGAGGEHLRLRFAKNSTGLSAVGWGLGSMSDDISRWDSVDVVGQIESNFWQDKEYMQLQIMDISPAPL from the coding sequence ATGACAGATAAATGGCAAGTAGCAGAAATAGACCGTGACAAAGTCAGGGAGTTTTCCCGGGCGCTGGGCATAAAGCCCATAGTCGCCCAACTTCTTCTTGTCCGCGGTGTCAAAAATCTCAAAGAGGCCGAGGCGTTTCTTAACCCGGATCTGGCCTCTCTGCCCAACCCGTTTCTGCTGCGCGACATGGAAGCGTGCGTGGAGCGGATACGCAAGGCCATCGCCGCCGGAGAGAAAATCCTCATTTTCGGCGACCGCGACGTCGACGGTATAACATCGGTTTCCATACTTAACAGGACGATTAAAACTTTGGGTGCCAAGCACGTTTTCTGGTATATACCTTCGACGGAGGGTTACGGGCTCAACGTGCCTGCCGTCGAGCGATTCAAAAAAGAGCACAATATAACTCTCCTTATCACGGTAGATTGCGGCATATCGAACAGAGAAGAGATAAAAATCATCCGCGAAATGGGCATAGACGTAATCGTGACGGATCATCACGAACCTCCGGAAAAAATCCCTGAGTGCACGGCGGTGCTCAATCCGAAACTCGCAGGTTCGCAGTATCCGTTCAGGGATCTGGCCGGATGCGCCGTGGCCTTCAAAGTCGCGCACGCTTTGCTTTTTTCGTACAACCCTTATTATAACGAGGAACTTGTGGCCGTCGACATAGAGACCACGGGGCTTCATCCGCGCTATTCGGAAATATGCGAGATAGGCGCGGCCCTTACAAAAAACGGCGGGATAACGGCCACTTTTCAGACGCTGGTAAAAACGAAAAAACCGATCCCCTCGGATGTCTCGGCGATTCACGGGATTACCGACGATATGTGCGTTTCGGCGCCGCCTCTTAAAGAGGCGCTCGTGAAACTCGCCGACTTTATCGGATCGAGGCGTCTGCTCATACACAACGCTCCTTTCGACCTTTCCTTTTTAAGACACGCTTTCAAGGCGGAGTTGCGCAGCTCTCTTGACAACGACTGCATAGACACGCTGAGGATGTCGCGGCTGCATTTTCCGTTTAAGTCGCACGCGCTTACTTCGCTGGTGTCCGATATGAAAATAAGCGTCAGCGAGCACCACAGGGCGCTTGCCGACGCAATGGCCTGCGCGCAGGTATTCTGGCGCCTGCAGGAAATGTCCGATGCGCGGGTAAAATATTTTCTTGAGGACCATCTCGACCTTGTTTCCGTCGGCACTCTTGCCGACATAATGCCTCTTGTGGGCGAAAACAGAATTCTCGTAAAGCGCGGACTCGAACTGCTTACCAATTCCAAAAAAGCCGGAGTAAAAGAGATTGTCGAAGGCGCGCTGCGCGAGCGGAACACGCTTTCGCTTACGTCAAAATACGTTACGTGGAACATAACGCCGCTCCTTAACGCCGCCGGAAGAATGGGCAAAGCCGACGTGGCCTGCCGGCTTTTGATGTCGACAAAGACCGACGAGGCGCGCGACCTCTACGGCGAAGTCGTAAAACTGAATCTTGACCGCAAGGAATTGCAGACAGTAAACGTAGAAAAATTTTTCTCGAAACTCAAAACACAGTGCGATACCCAAAAAGACAGAATAATAGTCATATCCTCCGACGAAGCCGAGCACGGCGTCACGGGAATAGTCGCCTCCAATATCGTCAGGTCGCTCAAAAAACCGGCCATTCTTTTTGTCGTCAAAGACGGTATAGCGCAGGGCGCCGGCCGCTCTTCCGGAGGTTTCAACCTGCTTGCGGCCGTCGAGCAACTCTCGGGGATGCTGATAAAATACGGCGGACATAAATCCGCCGTCGGGCTTTCTATGAAAGTCGAAGACGTCGACGAGTTCCGCAGAAGGATAAACGAGATCGCCGCCAAAGAGCCGCCGCCCGTCGAGGAACCGGTGATACTGGTTGATGTCTGCGTTGCTCCGGAAGACATAACCTCTGATTTCCTCAGGCAGATAGAGCAGCTCGAACCTTTTGGCCTTGAAAATCCGGCTCCGGTCTTCTGGGTCAAAGGCCTCAGAGTTCAGTCGGTCTCGCGGATGGGCGCCGGCGGTGAGCATTTAAGATTGCGTTTCGCCAAAAACTCAACGGGACTCTCGGCCGTCGGATGGGGACTCGGAAGTATGAGCGATGACATTTCGCGCTGGGACAGTGTGGACGTCGTCGGTCAAATCGAATCGAATTTCTGGCAGGACAAAGAGTATATGCAGCTGCAGATAATGGATATAAGCCCCGCGCCGCTTTGA
- a CDS encoding response regulator SirA gives MSEQHQQQPALFNEDELSKLKITKVIKRDGRIVAFNRGKIVDSIFRSAVDVGGSDRALAESLADKVITLMKQIYPIAAMPSVEEIQDLIEKVLVGNAHYRTAKAYILYRDEHRRLREHKDAKIVVEDNVPYKVLWRVYSWNVDHGCDTTENIEKTIRDGRFPELVAAAEKQYHDNIGDVADRILERADKIKLVIVAGPSSSGKTTTTLKIGEKLAAKNLSFVSIGLDNYFKDLQEHPKDEYGDYDFETPEALDLKLINEHLFELMKGKTIKMPLYDFKTGKRKLNAQEFRLEKNQILLIDSLHGLYPAMTASIPHNNKFKFYIEALCQIKDSKGEFMRWCDLRMLRRMIRDSWHRSYDPVRTVGHWHYVRRSEKRHIVPFINKSDYIFNGSLPYELPLHKKYLFKYFDSILGAYKDDPKKIDAYIRAKRVYDILSEFKTDPDDTCVPDNSLMREFIGGSKYSY, from the coding sequence ATGAGCGAACAACATCAGCAGCAGCCCGCGCTTTTCAACGAAGACGAACTCTCAAAATTAAAAATCACCAAGGTGATCAAACGCGACGGCCGCATAGTGGCCTTTAACCGCGGGAAAATCGTCGATTCGATTTTCCGCTCGGCGGTCGACGTGGGCGGCTCTGACCGCGCTCTCGCGGAGTCCCTGGCCGACAAAGTCATAACGCTGATGAAACAGATATATCCCATAGCCGCAATGCCGTCCGTCGAGGAAATACAGGATCTGATAGAAAAAGTTCTGGTCGGCAACGCGCATTACCGCACTGCCAAGGCGTACATTCTTTACCGCGACGAACACAGAAGGTTGCGCGAACATAAAGACGCCAAAATCGTTGTGGAGGACAATGTGCCTTATAAAGTTCTCTGGAGAGTTTATTCCTGGAATGTGGATCACGGCTGCGACACGACCGAGAATATAGAAAAAACAATCCGCGACGGCAGGTTCCCCGAATTGGTGGCGGCCGCCGAGAAGCAGTACCACGACAACATAGGCGACGTCGCCGACAGAATACTGGAAAGAGCCGACAAAATAAAACTGGTCATCGTCGCCGGTCCGTCGTCGAGCGGCAAGACCACTACGACTCTTAAAATCGGGGAAAAACTCGCCGCAAAAAATCTTTCGTTTGTCTCCATCGGGCTGGATAATTATTTTAAGGACCTCCAAGAGCATCCCAAGGATGAATACGGCGATTATGATTTTGAGACGCCGGAAGCGCTCGACTTGAAACTCATAAACGAGCATCTCTTTGAATTGATGAAGGGAAAAACCATAAAGATGCCCCTGTATGATTTCAAAACGGGCAAGCGCAAACTCAACGCTCAGGAATTCCGTCTGGAAAAAAACCAGATTCTTCTCATTGACTCGCTGCACGGTCTTTATCCGGCCATGACGGCGTCGATTCCGCACAACAATAAGTTCAAATTCTACATCGAGGCGCTCTGTCAGATAAAGGATTCAAAGGGCGAGTTTATGCGCTGGTGCGATTTAAGAATGCTTCGCCGCATGATCAGAGATTCCTGGCACCGCTCGTACGACCCCGTGCGCACCGTCGGGCACTGGCATTACGTAAGGCGTTCCGAAAAGCGTCACATTGTGCCTTTCATAAATAAATCGGATTATATTTTTAACGGGTCGCTTCCTTACGAACTTCCGCTTCACAAGAAATATCTTTTCAAATACTTTGATTCGATACTCGGCGCTTATAAGGACGATCCCAAAAAGATAGACGCCTACATCCGCGCCAAGCGCGTTTACGATATATTATCGGAATTCAAAACGGATCCCGACGACACTTGCGTCCCCGACAATTCTCTGATGAGAGAGTTTATAGGCGGCAGTAAGTACAGCTACTGA
- a CDS encoding NGG1p interacting factor NIF3, with amino-acid sequence MASLKEIYRAAVDAGIKADPRGEEFVRRELAREKEKFEKLSDIEKSEFDREKLENPYSDTRILNDPSGAGIKTALTGIDMEAPEILLFDALKRKGRSIDAVIGHHPEGRAYARFYEVMKMQADIFSAAGVPINIVEGLTAERMSEVARRVAPANHERAVDAAKLMDVPFMCVHTPADNHVASHLSRLFAEKKPEFLDDVIKILKDIPEYKIAVEAGSGPFILVGEKSRRAGRVIVDMTGGTEGSKDIFDSLATSGVGTVVAMHLSEDHYKKAKENRVNVVVAGHISSDNLGLNLLFDALKLRGIELDTVPCSGFRRVNR; translated from the coding sequence ATGGCTTCATTAAAAGAGATATACCGCGCCGCCGTGGACGCAGGCATAAAAGCCGACCCGCGCGGCGAGGAGTTTGTCCGGCGCGAGTTGGCGCGCGAAAAGGAAAAATTCGAGAAGCTTTCGGATATCGAAAAGTCCGAGTTCGACCGCGAAAAACTCGAAAATCCCTACTCCGACACCCGCATCCTCAACGATCCGTCCGGCGCCGGCATAAAAACCGCGCTGACGGGCATAGATATGGAAGCGCCGGAGATACTTCTGTTCGACGCGCTCAAAAGGAAAGGTCGCTCGATAGACGCCGTAATCGGGCATCATCCCGAAGGCCGCGCGTACGCCAGGTTCTACGAAGTCATGAAGATGCAGGCCGACATTTTTTCGGCTGCGGGCGTGCCTATAAATATAGTCGAAGGCCTTACCGCCGAAAGAATGTCGGAAGTCGCGCGCAGGGTGGCGCCCGCCAACCATGAGCGCGCCGTCGACGCCGCCAAGTTGATGGATGTGCCGTTTATGTGCGTCCACACTCCGGCCGACAATCACGTCGCCTCGCACCTTTCGCGGCTCTTCGCCGAGAAGAAGCCCGAATTCCTCGACGACGTAATCAAAATACTCAAGGACATCCCCGAATATAAAATAGCCGTGGAGGCCGGTTCGGGGCCATTTATACTTGTCGGCGAAAAATCCCGCCGCGCCGGACGCGTCATAGTGGATATGACGGGCGGCACCGAGGGCTCAAAGGACATATTCGATTCACTGGCCACATCGGGCGTCGGAACCGTCGTCGCCATGCATTTGAGCGAAGATCATTACAAAAAAGCCAAGGAAAACCGCGTAAACGTGGTTGTGGCCGGACATATATCCTCGGACAATCTGGGGCTTAATCTACTCTTCGACGCGCTTAAACTTCGCGGGATCGAGCTTGATACGGTTCCCTGCTCCGGTTTCCGTCGAGTCAACCGTTAA
- the rpsU gene encoding 30S ribosomal protein S21 yields the protein MVNVVVRQGETIEEALRRFKRECEKHGVLQEIKRREYYKPPSVVKKEKNNEIKRKLRRRAFKAANQRKRRLRVVRRPGSRPPSRPSSR from the coding sequence ATGGTTAACGTTGTCGTCCGTCAGGGCGAAACTATCGAAGAGGCGTTGCGCCGTTTCAAGCGCGAGTGCGAAAAGCACGGAGTTCTTCAGGAAATCAAAAGAAGAGAGTACTACAAACCTCCCAGCGTCGTCAAAAAAGAGAAAAATAACGAGATAAAAAGAAAGCTCCGCAGGAGAGCGTTCAAAGCGGCCAATCAGCGCAAGCGCCGCTTGCGCGTTGTGCGCCGGCCGGGCTCCCGCCCGCCGAGTCGTCCGTCGTCCAGATAA
- a CDS encoding histidine triad nucleotide-binding protein, producing MDCVFCKIASGVLPSSKVYEDDKVFAFRDITPQAPVHILIVPRRHIEGLDSLSDTDADVSAAILAAAKKIAAAEGLKNGWRLVSNCGPDAGQAVAHLHFHLLGGRKFLWPPG from the coding sequence ATGGACTGTGTTTTCTGCAAAATAGCTTCGGGAGTATTGCCGTCATCCAAGGTCTACGAGGATGACAAAGTGTTCGCTTTCAGGGACATAACTCCTCAGGCGCCCGTGCATATACTGATAGTGCCGCGCCGACATATCGAGGGTCTTGATTCATTGAGCGATACCGACGCTGATGTCTCCGCCGCCATACTTGCGGCCGCAAAAAAAATTGCCGCCGCGGAGGGCCTTAAAAACGGATGGCGGCTGGTCTCAAATTGCGGTCCCGATGCCGGTCAGGCCGTGGCTCATCTTCATTTTCATCTTCTCGGAGGACGCAAGTTTTTGTGGCCCCCGGGTTAA
- a CDS encoding MBL fold protein: MKRQIKHYRYSALMRFLSIFAALSLRCGAAFADTSILKVHFLDVGQGDCSLIQTPGGKTLLVDGGPEDDYFDAGREIIVPYLKKLGIKKIDAIFVSHAHRDHIGGIPEIIKNFEVGAVYDTGYAYPSPIYEKLLRQINANKITYIQARADTKAVIDPDVEIKILAPPKKLPWDDPNNNSMVVRLSYKEISFLFTGDIEADAEDSLVRIYRYGLESNILKVAHHGSKTSSADYFLEAVNPEAAVIQVGRRNRFRHPSPSTVKKLKDFGMNVYRNDIDGTVVVDTDGHVFEVKKLGFQ; encoded by the coding sequence ATGAAAAGACAAATAAAACATTATCGATATTCGGCGCTCATGCGCTTCTTATCCATTTTCGCGGCGCTGTCGCTGCGATGCGGCGCGGCCTTTGCCGACACATCGATACTGAAGGTTCATTTTCTCGACGTCGGACAGGGGGATTGCTCTCTCATTCAGACGCCCGGAGGAAAAACTCTGTTGGTGGACGGCGGGCCCGAAGACGACTACTTCGACGCCGGCCGCGAAATTATTGTTCCGTATCTTAAAAAACTCGGCATCAAAAAAATAGACGCGATATTTGTTTCGCACGCTCATCGCGATCATATAGGCGGCATTCCCGAAATAATAAAAAACTTCGAGGTAGGCGCTGTTTACGATACCGGCTACGCATATCCTTCGCCGATTTATGAAAAGCTCCTCCGGCAGATAAACGCCAATAAGATAACTTACATACAGGCGCGCGCCGACACCAAAGCGGTAATAGACCCGGACGTGGAAATAAAGATTCTGGCCCCCCCGAAGAAGCTTCCGTGGGACGATCCGAACAATAATTCCATGGTGGTACGGCTTTCGTACAAAGAAATCTCGTTTCTGTTTACCGGCGACATCGAGGCGGACGCCGAGGATTCTCTCGTCAGAATTTATCGCTACGGCCTGGAATCCAACATACTGAAAGTCGCGCACCACGGCTCCAAAACATCATCCGCCGATTATTTTCTGGAAGCGGTTAATCCCGAGGCCGCGGTCATACAAGTCGGACGCCGCAACCGTTTCCGGCATCCCAGCCCGTCTACCGTCAAAAAATTAAAAGATTTCGGGATGAACGTCTACCGGAACGACATCGACGGCACCGTCGTCGTCGATACCGACGGTCATGTCTTTGAAGTCAAAAAACTCGGGTTTCAGTAA
- the mtnP gene encoding S-methyl-5'-thioadenosine phosphorylase, whose amino-acid sequence MADKDKLPVVKIGVIGGSGVYEIEGIKNLKEYDIPTPFGKTSDTIIVGELGGVPCAFLPRHGRGHRISPSEVNSRANIYAMKAFGVERIIAVSACGSLKEEIEPGDFLIPDQLFDRTRERPRSFFGEGIVGHVGFAEPYCKQLSELLFAKSRELGIKSHLGGTYVCIEGPMFSTKAESKVWRGMGFSIVGMTNLPEARLAREAEICFTTVGLVTDYDVWKEGEEVTVEKVVATITKNVANVKKLLKALVGEIKPERDCACKDALRGAIMTAPEAIDKKTSEKLKLIIGKYI is encoded by the coding sequence ATGGCTGACAAAGACAAGCTGCCTGTGGTAAAAATCGGAGTTATAGGCGGCAGCGGAGTGTACGAAATCGAGGGCATTAAAAACTTAAAGGAATACGATATCCCCACACCCTTCGGGAAAACATCCGACACGATAATCGTCGGAGAACTCGGCGGCGTACCGTGCGCTTTCCTTCCGCGCCACGGCCGCGGGCATCGCATTTCTCCGTCGGAAGTCAACTCCCGCGCCAACATTTACGCGATGAAAGCGTTCGGTGTGGAAAGAATTATCGCCGTGTCGGCGTGCGGCTCGCTCAAAGAGGAAATAGAGCCGGGCGATTTCCTGATACCCGATCAGCTCTTTGACAGAACCCGAGAGCGGCCTCGCAGTTTTTTCGGCGAGGGAATTGTGGGACACGTCGGTTTCGCGGAGCCGTACTGCAAACAATTAAGCGAATTGCTGTTCGCCAAAAGCAGGGAACTCGGCATTAAATCGCATCTCGGCGGCACATACGTCTGCATCGAAGGCCCTATGTTCTCGACCAAAGCCGAATCAAAGGTCTGGCGCGGGATGGGATTCTCCATCGTCGGTATGACCAACCTGCCGGAAGCGCGCCTGGCGCGCGAAGCCGAAATATGCTTCACCACGGTGGGGCTCGTGACCGACTACGACGTTTGGAAAGAAGGCGAAGAGGTTACCGTCGAGAAGGTGGTCGCCACCATCACCAAAAACGTGGCCAATGTCAAAAAACTTTTGAAGGCGCTCGTCGGAGAAATCAAGCCGGAACGCGATTGCGCCTGCAAAGACGCTCTGCGCGGCGCCATAATGACGGCGCCCGAAGCCATAGATAAAAAGACGTCGGAAAAACTCAAACTGATAATAGGCAAATACATATGA